The following are encoded together in the Corticium candelabrum chromosome 1, ooCorCand1.1, whole genome shotgun sequence genome:
- the LOC134197609 gene encoding solute carrier family 49 member A3-like encodes MLLGAYLSGGGGLVRAVSILGSQPSYSVLFTGQLMAAAAVPFLLCCPTALASIWFGDQERATANLASIAHPFGIAVANLVSPSLATEKDGIAAQIWLYSGLAMVAAFLLTLLLAFINSKPPSPPSPCARIENKEKYTEELKEMCKIGSYWNLLLTWAAASGVSSSLQTLVDVVMCPEGISNKFTGICGAIITFLGIPGAAISTIFVDKTRRFNIMAKACFLGHSLFAIAFATMLTTRNSEILVAFSLGLLTSSAMILMPVSFELGVETSFPLSEATNSAVLWTTRQTVSLVFFFIGQIPPFTHKNDIPLNFTYSGTCTTFAPHNETVYFHEAPPADITNGVWLQVGVICFTTFIFILKFNTNYRRIEKEKAIIEASVCTTYEDTSVTDNDIVYNGSNITLPFASINM; translated from the exons ATGTTACTCGGTGCTTATTTGTCTGGCGGTGGTGGACTAGTCCGTGCTGTGAGTATTCTAGGAAGCCAGCCATCGTATTCTGTCTTGTTTACTGGACAGTTGATGGCTGCCGCGGCGGTACCGTTCCTTCTATGCTGCCCGACGGCACTGGCATCAATATGGTTCGGAGACCAAGAAAGAGCAACCGCAAACCTAGCTTCTATAG CTCATCCATTCGGAATCGCAGTTGCGAATTTGGTGTCTCCGTCGCTGGCGACCGAGAAAGATGGAATAGCAGCCCAG ATATGGCTATACAGTGGTCTCGCAATGGTCGCAGCTTTCTTGCTAACATTACTGCTTGCCTTCATCAACTCAAAGCCACCGTCACCACCTTCGCCTTGTGCAAGAATCGAAAACAAAGAGAAGTATACGGAAGAACTAAAAGAG ATGTGCAAGATCGGATCATATTGGAATCTTCTCCTGACGTGGGCAGCAGCTTCTGGTGTTTCGAGCTCACTGCAAACATTAGTAGACGTTGTAATGTGTCCTGAAGGCATTAGCAAT aaattcACTGGCATCTGTGGAGCAATCATTACATTTCTAGGCATACCAGGTGCTGCAATCAGCACCATTTTTGTGGACAAAACTAGAAGATTCAATATTATGGCAAAAGCTTGCTTTCTAGGACATTCTCTGTTTGCAATCGCCTTTGCTACC ATGTTAACCACCAGAAATTCTGAGATTCTAGTTGCATTCAGCCTAGGATTACTGACATCATCTGCTATGATACTGATGCCAGTCAGCTTTGAACTTGGAGTTGAGACATCATTTCCATTGTCTGAGGCAACAAATTCAGCAGTTCTGTGGACAACAAG GCAAACAGTGAGCCTCGTTTTCTTCTTCATTGGTCAAATTCCTCCCTTCACACACAAGAACGACATTCCTTTGAACTTCACTTACTCAGGTACGTGCACCACATTTGCACCTCACAACGAAactgtttacttccatgaggCACCACCAGCAGACATCACCAATGGTGTCTGGTTACAAGTCGGAGTGATATGTTTCACAACATTTATCTTCATACTAAAATTTAACACAAACTACCGGCGCATAGAAAAAGAGAAGGCTATCATTGAAGCAAGTGTGTGCACCACGTATGAGGACACTAGTGTCACAGACAATGATATTGTCTACAATGGTAGTAATATCACATTGCCCTTTGCCTCGATAAATATGTAA